One Aegilops tauschii subsp. strangulata cultivar AL8/78 chromosome 7, Aet v6.0, whole genome shotgun sequence genomic window carries:
- the LOC109781750 gene encoding germin-like protein 1-3, with the protein MGPRQLPAVLLASCATLLALATPLLAGDPDMLQDFCVTDYKSLNGPLRLNGFPCKRPENVTADEFFSAALAFPGNTCNSVGSAVTAANVEKLPGLNTLGVSMSRVDYAPWGVNPPHTHPRATEIIYVLEGSLDVGFVTTAGKLFARAVCKGELFVFPRGLVHYQKNNGGAPAAAISAFNSQLPGTQSLALALFAASPPVPTDVLARALQVDGGVVEAIKSKFPPK; encoded by the exons ATGGGGCCCAGGCAGCTCCCCGCCGTCCTCCTCGCCTCCTGCGCCACCCTCCTGGCCCTTGCCACGCCATTGCTCGCCGGCGACCCCGACATGCTCCAGGACTTCTGCGTCACCGACTACAAATCCCTCAACGGCC CATTGCGGTTGAACGGGTTCCCGTGCAAGAGGCCGGAGAACGTTACGGCGGACGAGTTCTTCTCGGCCGCGCTGGCATTCCCGGGCAACACCTGCAACTCGGTCGGCTCCGCGGTGACGGCGGCGAACGTGGAGAAGCTCCCGGGGCTCAACACGCTGGGCGTCTCCATGTCCCGCGTGGACTACGCTCCGTGGGGAGTGAACCCGCCGCACACCCACCCACGTGCCACCGAGATCATCTACGTGCTAGAGGGCTCCCTCGACGTCGGCTTCGTCACCACCGCCGGCAAACTCTTCGCCCGCGCCGTCTGCAAGGGTGAGCTTTTCGTCTTCCCCCGCGGCCTCGTCCACTACCAGAAGAACAACGGTGGCGCGCCGGCCGCCGCAATCTCGGCCTTCAACAGTCAGCTTCCCGGCACGCAGTCCCTTGCCCTAGCGTTGTTCGCAGCCTCACCGCCGGTGCCCACCGACGTGCTGGCCAGGGCGCTCCAGGTCGACGGCGGCGTAGTGGAGGCCATCAAGTCCAAGTTCCCGCCAAAGTAA
- the LOC109781760 gene encoding histone H2B.5, translating into MAPKAEKKPAAAEKTPAAEKTTAGKKPKAEKRPPKSKEGGADKKKKKAKKSVETYKIYIFKVLKQVHPDIGISSKAMSIMNSFINDIFEKLAGESAKLARYNKKPTITSREIQTSVRLVLPGELAKHAVSEGTKAVTKFTSS; encoded by the coding sequence ATGGCCCCCAAGGCGGAGAAGAAGCCGGCTGCCGCGGAGAAGACCCCGGCGGCCGAGAAGACCACggccgggaagaagcccaaggccGAGAAGCGGCCCCCGAAGTCCAAGGAGGGCGGCgctgacaagaagaagaagaaggccaagaagagcGTGGAGACGTACAAGATCTACATCTTCAAGGTGCTGAAGCAGGTGCACCCGGACATCGGCATCTCCTCCAAGGCCATGTCCATCATGAACTCCTTCATCAACGACATCTTCGAGAAGCTCGCCGGCGAGTCCGCCAAGCTCGCCCGCTACAACAAGAAGCCCACCATCACGTCCAGGGAGATCCAGACCTCCGTACGCCTCGTCCTCCCCGGCGAGCTCGCCAAGCACGCAGTGTCCGAGGGCACCAAGGCCGTCACCAAGTTCACCTCCTCCTAG